Within the Deltaproteobacteria bacterium genome, the region TCGCGGGGGTAAGGCGCTACTTCTTCAGGAGGGCGTTCAGCTCGTTTACGACCTTCTTCGGATCGAGCCCCTTGTGCCACGATGTGTAGGTCACCGACTCGTGCCGGCTCGACTTGCACGACAGGCACTCGGGCCCGAACAGCTCCCGTATCTTCTCCCGCAGCGCGGGATGCTCCCGCACGATGTCGCCCACCAGGGTCTCCGCCCGGATCGGTCCGTCCTTGCCCATCCCCTATGCCTCCCCTTTCGGCAGATCCTTCCGCACGCGCGTCGTGGCAACCATTATACCCGGAGAATCGCCCGCCGACCGCACGTTGAG harbors:
- a CDS encoding disulfide oxidoreductase, with translation MGKDGPIRAETLVGDIVREHPALREKIRELFGPECLSCKSSRHESVTYTSWHKGLDPKKVVNELNALLKK